A single Bacteroidales bacterium DNA region contains:
- a CDS encoding DUF4249 domain-containing protein, whose product MNKISYVFLFLIFLSCNKEIEIKIPEKKPKLVVNCTLVPFTLPMPKTLYFDIKSSTHIFDTTKNTTIKDAIVLLYSNGNFLDTIRYVDSVKNYPVKLSMYPVTGQNLNMKVIKDGYESVSASTTIPSKVIITDTSVTPIAYYDETGTVFSEIKITFTDPANEVNFYEIAVSNIAYSNFDDQTIYYNLTTADKIITSESYYPSLIRLDVNKPKYLLFNDKQINGQEHNLTIYYSPPQIEDTYRYISDHFISIHLRNVTEEYYKFKTTMIQQMYSRTEDILYGVGEPLNVFTNIQNGYGIFAGFNNDIISMHINKIKLDK is encoded by the coding sequence ATGAATAAGATTAGTTATGTGTTTTTGTTTTTAATCTTTCTTTCTTGTAATAAAGAAATAGAAATTAAAATCCCTGAAAAAAAACCAAAATTAGTTGTTAACTGCACATTGGTTCCATTTACACTGCCAATGCCTAAAACTTTATATTTTGATATTAAAAGCAGCACTCATATTTTTGATACAACAAAAAATACAACTATTAAAGATGCTATTGTATTATTATATTCAAATGGAAATTTCCTTGATACAATTCGATATGTTGATTCAGTTAAGAACTATCCTGTAAAACTAAGCATGTACCCAGTAACAGGTCAGAATCTTAATATGAAAGTAATTAAGGATGGGTATGAAAGTGTTTCGGCGTCAACAACAATTCCTTCCAAAGTAATTATTACTGATACTTCAGTTACGCCAATTGCGTATTATGATGAAACAGGCACGGTATTTTCTGAAATAAAAATAACTTTTACTGACCCTGCCAATGAAGTCAACTTTTACGAAATTGCAGTATCAAATATTGCATATAGTAATTTTGATGACCAAACTATTTATTATAATTTAACTACAGCAGACAAAATAATAACTTCTGAAAGTTATTATCCATCATTGATACGCCTCGATGTTAATAAACCTAAATATCTTTTGTTTAACGATAAACAAATAAATGGACAAGAGCATAATTTAACGATTTATTATTCTCCTCCACAAATAGAAGATACCTATAGGTATATTTCAGACCATTTTATTAGTATTCATTTACGGAATGTAACCGAAGAATACTACAAATTTAAAACAACAATGATTCAGCAAATGTATAGCAGAACAGAAGATATACTTTATGGTGTAGGCGAACCATTAAATGTTTTTACAAATATTCAAAATGGATATGGCATTTTTGCCGGATTTAACAACGACATAATATCTATGCATATAAACAAAATCAAATTAGATAAATGA